One Methanobacterium sp. genomic region harbors:
- the galE gene encoding UDP-glucose 4-epimerase GalE encodes MILIVGGAGYIGSHLNKEINKKGIKTVIFDNLSYGHRDFVKWGTFERGDLGNIDDIRAVFKKYPIEAVMHFAAFTYVGESVEDPQKYYTNNVKNTLNLLQVMLEENVKYFVFSSTCATYGNPVEIPITENHPQNPINPYGKGKLMVETVLKDYSDAYGLKYASLRYFNAAGADPEGEVGELHNPETHLIPLILDVAAGIREDIKIFGTDYDTPDGTCIRDYIHVTDLSEAHILALEYLQNGGESDFFNLGNGNGFSVKEVIETAEKVTGKDIKAVEAERRAGDPPILVGSSDKAKEKLNWKPKYDELSTIIETAWNWHKKLK; translated from the coding sequence ATGATATTAATTGTAGGTGGAGCCGGATACATAGGATCGCATTTAAACAAAGAAATCAACAAAAAAGGAATTAAAACTGTCATATTCGATAATTTAAGCTATGGTCACAGAGACTTTGTAAAATGGGGAACATTTGAAAGGGGAGATTTAGGTAATATAGATGATATACGTGCTGTTTTCAAGAAGTACCCCATTGAAGCAGTGATGCATTTTGCTGCATTTACCTATGTTGGAGAATCTGTAGAAGATCCACAAAAATACTACACAAATAACGTTAAAAATACTTTAAATCTACTTCAGGTAATGCTTGAGGAAAATGTAAAGTACTTCGTGTTCTCTTCAACATGTGCAACCTATGGAAATCCTGTTGAAATCCCAATAACTGAAAACCATCCCCAAAACCCAATTAATCCCTACGGAAAAGGTAAATTAATGGTAGAAACAGTCTTAAAAGATTATAGTGACGCATATGGTTTAAAATATGCATCGCTAAGGTATTTCAATGCTGCAGGTGCTGATCCAGAAGGTGAAGTTGGTGAACTGCATAACCCTGAAACTCATTTAATACCACTTATCCTTGATGTTGCAGCTGGAATAAGGGAAGATATTAAAATATTTGGAACCGATTATGACACTCCAGACGGTACCTGTATTAGAGACTACATACATGTCACGGACCTATCAGAAGCACATATTTTAGCTCTCGAATATCTTCAAAACGGCGGCGAAAGCGACTTTTTTAACCTTGGAAATGGAAATGGATTTTCTGTAAAAGAAGTTATAGAAACAGCAGAAAAAGTAACAGGTAAAGATATCAAGGCAGTCGAAGCAGAAAGAAGAGCCGGAGATCCTCCAATTCTCGTAGGAAGCTCCGATAAAGCAAAAGAAAAGTTAAACTGGAAGCCTAAATATGATGAACTGTCTACAATTATAGAAACTGCCTGGAACTGGCATAAAAAATTAAAATAG
- a CDS encoding DUF131 domain-containing protein has product MNASTIVITGIIVIFIGIVLILIGTALQSTSQNEEVHTGGVILIGPIPIIFGNDKSLIVGAMIFAVVIIILWYLLIYRGLI; this is encoded by the coding sequence ATGAATGCTTCTACCATTGTAATTACTGGAATTATCGTTATTTTCATTGGGATCGTTCTTATACTTATTGGAACAGCTCTACAATCTACGTCTCAAAATGAAGAGGTCCATACAGGGGGAGTAATTTTAATAGGCCCTATTCCAATCATATTTGGTAATGATAAAAGCTTAATTGTAGGGGCAATGATCTTTGCTGTTGTAATTATAATTTTGTGGTATTTGCTGATTTACAGGGGTTTAATCTGA
- a CDS encoding methyl-coenzyme M reductase family protein: MYEIFYFRGGLYKFDELVEYIEDIGGMVLRKDRFELIRGEYFLANEVHVLLVVPEEEVENTKMLIGEIKGTAHDVEITEEQKRTLLAYLSIYDSLNRTDKWTEEENIKDAITCPCYALLCNQLEDEECQLDADLKQILSEMCTNGVIEYKISTDGKYEYRLKKTD; the protein is encoded by the coding sequence ATGTATGAAATTTTCTATTTTAGAGGCGGTCTATATAAATTTGATGAACTGGTTGAGTACATAGAAGATATAGGAGGAATGGTACTCCGCAAAGATCGCTTTGAGCTAATTCGTGGTGAATATTTCCTTGCAAACGAAGTTCATGTACTTCTTGTAGTACCAGAAGAAGAAGTTGAAAATACTAAAATGTTAATTGGGGAGATCAAAGGAACAGCCCATGATGTGGAAATTACAGAAGAACAAAAAAGGACACTACTTGCATATCTTTCCATATATGATTCGCTAAACAGGACAGATAAATGGACTGAAGAAGAAAATATAAAGGATGCCATTACATGTCCGTGTTATGCATTATTATGTAACCAACTTGAAGATGAAGAATGTCAACTGGATGCTGACTTAAAACAGATACTCTCAGAAATGTGTACAAACGGTGTCATTGAATACAAAATATCTACTGATGGAAAATATGAGTATCGTCTTAAAAAGACTGATTAA
- a CDS encoding THUMP domain-containing protein, translating to MIIHNFNILIITYNSNSFLLGGGRIKPIDGFNLLVTLQGHKDAHAGEELVGIEEIELALSSYEPVLYIKESQYPNVVLVELTMDPEEAVAILSEAPTTVVSKVVPIDAVVKTRMDSIWERAMLIAREKMNSDDSFVVRCDLRGREYIESKNELIETVTNELLNNIDIRADEINPGWIVQIEVVGEDTGVSVLKPHQILKKI from the coding sequence ATGATTATCCATAATTTTAATATATTAATAATTACATATAATAGTAATAGTTTTCTTTTAGGAGGTGGACGTATCAAGCCAATAGACGGCTTTAATCTTCTGGTAACTCTTCAAGGCCATAAAGATGCACATGCAGGTGAAGAATTAGTGGGAATAGAAGAAATAGAACTAGCACTTTCGAGCTACGAACCCGTTCTTTATATTAAAGAATCACAGTACCCAAATGTTGTTTTGGTGGAATTGACTATGGATCCTGAAGAAGCAGTAGCAATATTAAGCGAAGCTCCAACGACAGTAGTATCTAAGGTTGTTCCAATTGATGCAGTTGTTAAAACAAGAATGGATTCTATTTGGGAGAGAGCAATGCTAATTGCAAGGGAAAAGATGAATTCAGATGATTCATTTGTAGTGAGGTGCGATTTAAGGGGTAGAGAGTACATAGAATCAAAGAATGAACTTATTGAAACAGTAACCAATGAGCTGCTTAATAATATAGATATTAGGGCAGACGAAATAAATCCCGGTTGGATTGTTCAAATCGAAGTAGTTGGCGAAGATACTGGAGTCAGCGTTTTAAAGCCACATCAAATTTTAAAAAAGATTTAG
- a CDS encoding site-specific integrase: MKRTNLKPMRLKIQNEKVIEDWLDGLKDATIKNYLNAMSLLCILTEKTPTELLNIAWKEQEERVPPWEQSIEEWYSKIRKYDIETDSSIATARIRRAGVSAFFHFYKIQTPTKLGRRKDKILKAKNEREGLTKQDLRTALNGAKSFKLKALILTQATSGLALVDVLKLDVDQFHEGLIRLDDGHEICRIHQKRTKTEQEHFTFISYEAVDLIKKHLELERLGDVEGPLFSCCKRGNRRYRYKAYSTAISRLNERLGWSNENKDYSYGKLTTHMLRKFFETQLTDSGCIHEHVTHMMGWKLPGMREKYYLTNPEELQKSYIKHLDYLTLENVETVTIDSPEVKEIKGDLQEEREKREKLELFMEAMLDDPVVYERYQKRLLQK; this comes from the coding sequence ATGAAAAGAACAAACCTCAAGCCCATGCGATTAAAAATACAAAATGAAAAAGTCATAGAAGACTGGCTAGATGGACTAAAAGACGCAACAATCAAAAACTACCTCAATGCAATGTCATTACTATGCATATTAACTGAAAAAACACCAACAGAGCTATTAAATATTGCATGGAAAGAACAAGAAGAAAGAGTACCACCATGGGAACAATCAATTGAAGAATGGTACTCAAAAATTAGAAAATACGATATTGAAACAGATAGCAGTATAGCAACAGCAAGAATAAGACGCGCAGGAGTATCAGCTTTTTTCCATTTCTATAAAATACAAACACCTACTAAATTAGGACGGCGTAAAGATAAGATCCTTAAAGCAAAAAACGAGCGTGAAGGATTAACAAAACAAGATTTAAGAACTGCTTTAAATGGTGCAAAATCATTTAAACTTAAAGCTTTAATTTTAACACAAGCTACAAGCGGTTTAGCTTTAGTTGATGTTTTAAAATTAGATGTAGATCAGTTTCATGAGGGTTTAATCCGATTAGATGATGGGCATGAAATTTGTAGGATCCATCAAAAAAGAACAAAAACAGAACAAGAACATTTTACTTTTATTTCTTATGAAGCTGTGGACTTAATTAAAAAACATCTCGAATTAGAACGATTAGGAGATGTTGAAGGACCTCTTTTTAGTTGTTGTAAACGCGGGAATAGAAGATATAGATATAAAGCTTATTCAACAGCAATTAGCCGTCTTAATGAACGTTTAGGATGGAGTAATGAGAATAAGGATTATTCCTATGGTAAATTAACTACTCATATGCTTCGTAAGTTTTTTGAAACTCAATTAACAGATTCAGGATGCATTCATGAACATGTTACTCATATGATGGGTTGGAAATTACCAGGAATGCGTGAAAAATATTATCTTACTAATCCCGAAGAATTACAAAAAAGCTATATTAAACATCTAGATTATTTGACCTTAGAAAATGTTGAGACTGTGACCATTGATAGTCCAGAAGTTAAGGAAATTAAAGGAGATTTACAGGAAGAGCGGGAGAAACGAGAGAAGTTGGAGTTGTTTATGGAAGCGATGTTGGATGATCCTGTGGTGTATGAGAGGTATCAGAAGCGTTTATTACAAAAATAG
- a CDS encoding TFIIB-type zinc ribbon-containing protein gives MAGKAIHEDNIVHYTYLGKYLHLSYILKQNKKQNKPKTKYKIIKTKGFDRGEITRILPVNKEIINNYFNDYSHDYKNNITASIQIGVQTELNETEKAVIGRGGKTIALMNIKRGQGCECGCKDIAIDNDHGETFCPRCGLILDTSISDEFLEAII, from the coding sequence ATGGCAGGAAAAGCCATACATGAAGACAATATAGTACATTACACATATCTAGGAAAATATTTGCACTTATCATATATCCTTAAACAAAATAAAAAGCAAAACAAACCTAAAACAAAATATAAAATCATTAAAACTAAAGGATTTGATAGAGGGGAAATAACACGGATTTTACCAGTAAATAAAGAAATAATAAATAACTATTTCAATGATTATTCTCATGATTATAAAAATAATATCACTGCCAGCATCCAAATAGGAGTGCAAACTGAATTAAACGAAACTGAAAAAGCAGTAATTGGACGAGGCGGTAAAACAATAGCTTTAATGAATATAAAACGTGGTCAGGGCTGTGAATGTGGATGTAAAGATATTGCAATTGATAATGACCATGGTGAGACTTTCTGTCCTCGTTGTGGGTTGATTTTAGATACTTCCATATCTGATGAATTCCTGGAGGCAATAATATGA
- a CDS encoding cadherin-like beta sandwich domain-containing protein, with translation MIKNVILAGGLIAILIIASYTFGIGPTNIKLTKGPNLVNANVTTLNQTGTAEPYSTVTINGEPATVDTNGNFYKVVNLKNGTNIINVTAKAPFKKSSSTYAVVNRYEDRYGFGWDWEWNYTTQTS, from the coding sequence TTGATAAAAAATGTAATACTTGCAGGAGGACTTATAGCAATTTTAATTATTGCTTCCTATACATTTGGAATTGGACCAACAAATATAAAATTAACCAAAGGACCCAACTTAGTTAATGCCAATGTAACTACATTAAATCAAACAGGAACAGCAGAACCTTACTCCACAGTCACAATTAATGGAGAGCCTGCAACTGTAGATACAAATGGGAACTTCTATAAAGTTGTAAACCTAAAAAATGGTACAAATATAATTAACGTCACTGCCAAAGCACCATTCAAAAAATCAAGCAGCACATATGCTGTTGTAAATAGATATGAAGATAGATATGGTTTTGGTTGGGACTGGGAGTGGAATTATACTACTCAAACATCTTAA
- a CDS encoding DNA methyltransferase: MAEFIKIEDLKPHPENPREHTEEQIQKIAKSIHELDWGRPIIISKDNYILAGEGAYLAAKNVLKYKEVPFRRMKHMHDSPEAIAYMLADNKLNEESDWNYGKLQNIKNELGLLGFDASLTGFNEIELQEIDTKLDANKTEVKDDDFNPDEEMESICKLGDIWKLGEHRLMCGDSVVDKNKLIDGAEINLLLTDPPYGIDVVKSNQIGGGGLLGFKRDEILGKIGGGGIVAPRKYKPVLNDDKPFDPSFLIDLELPSIIFGANNFASKLPDNSQWLVWDKKMEENYKNTFSDVELAWTNFKGTICKIYRHLWAGLIRKGDRKTELHERVHPTQKPVGMLGEILKDYSKKNDKILDLFGGSGSTLIACEQLDRVCYMMELDPHYCDIIINRWEDFTGKTAIKIT; this comes from the coding sequence ATGGCCGAATTTATAAAAATAGAAGATTTAAAACCACATCCAGAAAATCCAAGAGAACATACAGAAGAACAAATACAAAAAATCGCTAAAAGCATCCATGAGTTAGATTGGGGACGACCAATAATCATCAGTAAAGATAATTACATTCTTGCAGGAGAAGGAGCATATCTAGCAGCCAAAAATGTACTAAAATATAAAGAAGTTCCATTTAGACGAATGAAACATATGCATGACAGCCCTGAAGCTATTGCATATATGCTTGCTGATAATAAATTGAATGAAGAATCAGATTGGAACTATGGAAAACTCCAAAATATAAAAAATGAACTTGGACTCTTAGGATTCGATGCTAGTTTAACTGGTTTTAATGAAATTGAATTACAGGAAATTGATACAAAACTAGATGCGAATAAAACTGAAGTTAAAGATGATGATTTTAATCCAGATGAAGAAATGGAATCCATTTGTAAATTAGGAGATATCTGGAAATTAGGTGAACATCGTTTAATGTGCGGAGATAGTGTTGTTGATAAAAATAAACTGATAGATGGCGCTGAAATAAATCTTTTATTAACAGATCCTCCTTATGGAATAGATGTTGTTAAATCTAATCAAATAGGAGGTGGAGGTCTTTTAGGATTTAAAAGAGATGAAATATTAGGTAAAATTGGAGGGGGAGGGATTGTAGCTCCTCGTAAATATAAACCTGTATTAAATGATGATAAACCATTTGATCCTTCATTTTTAATAGATCTTGAATTGCCTTCTATAATATTTGGAGCTAATAATTTTGCTTCTAAACTTCCAGATAACAGTCAATGGTTAGTATGGGACAAGAAAATGGAAGAAAATTATAAAAACACTTTTTCAGATGTGGAACTAGCATGGACTAATTTTAAAGGTACAATATGTAAAATTTACCGGCATTTATGGGCGGGTTTAATCAGGAAAGGAGATAGAAAAACAGAACTTCATGAAAGGGTTCATCCAACACAGAAACCCGTTGGAATGCTTGGTGAAATATTAAAAGATTACTCCAAAAAGAATGATAAAATATTAGATTTGTTTGGAGGCTCAGGTTCAACATTAATAGCCTGTGAACAATTAGATAGAGTCTGTTATATGATGGAATTAGATCCTCATTACTGTGATATTATCATTAATCGTTGGGAGGACTTCACAGGCAAAACAGCAATCAAAATAACCTAA